Genomic segment of Eupeodes corollae chromosome 2, idEupCoro1.1, whole genome shotgun sequence:
GAAATTTAGTAACTTGACTCAAGAATATAATTGGTATTTCCATGTTGAGTAGTAAATAGGCAATTGactgttcttcttttttttaaatttgtctttattgtttaaaagtaattaaaatttgaatttgtatgGGTTTTATGTTTCGCCTTGAAATGTGCCTCAAGACGACTTGGTTTCATTGATTCGTTGGTCAACCACTGTTGGCATAAAAGACAAAAAGGTAAACGTTCATCCTGAACAGtttgaaaccaaattttaaGTATTCCTCCGAATACTGCCGTATTTTATTCTTGCTTAAACCAATCATTTCAATATATAATCTATGTAtctaggaaaaaaataaaaacgttgatGTTGATACCTATCTGTAGAGAATAACCAGGCTAATAAATCAAGGTGACAGAAAACAACTGATTCTATTTGACGGAAAGTGTCATTGATTGgaataaagttggtaaaacaaattaatgaattgCATATCGTGAGTGCGttcagaaatatatttttaaaggatgGAAACACAAGAACCATAGATTTTTCGGAGATAAGTCTAATTcagcataatttttaattgatttaatgttCATGGAATATTCAAATGCCATCATGCGGTACAAGATGTAATATTCTTGGCCTTTAACATTGCAAAAATTCGAAGACGATACTTTGAGATAATTTTCATTTGTGATATTCTTCCCTGTCAAATTGAGAGTAAACTACGGAATCAGTGAGCCGATAACATGGCTCCTCTAACAGCCAAGGAATGGAAACCTCAATCCCAGTCTATGCTACCTTAAAAAGTGTTTTACACtggtactgactcttgcgaaaaattaaattacccgTTTGcattctttgtttaaatttaaggcCCCTTACATGATTGACATGGTGTCATGCATCAATGTTTTTTAAGTCACTAAGCCGTGGCTCTTCACGAGGTTAAGCTATCAATGTATTTATTACACTTTGctttaagaagaaaattgtGAATCCGACTCGCTATAATAAAgctaatgtaaaaataaaaattcatacatAAGATTCCattcgtttttattaatttcgttTTGCCCAATTCATTAATCTAAAGACGGATCACATTTGATCCCCTCCTTCGGTTAGAAACTCTGCTGCCTCTAGTTCCTGAAGGTCGAACTACACGAATTGAAGGCCTCCTCCTTCTTCTGTTTCctccacgacgacgacgacggcgattTCCTCCTCGTCTCCTTCGCTTGCCACCACCACCCCTGCGTCTTCTATAATAATACCTTCGTACAGCCCTACCCGTACTCTCGGAGTCATCAACCACGGCTACAACGCTTCCATCAGGGATATTCTTAAGTGCTGAACGTGGCAGGATAATTGCAGTTTCCATACCAGATTcttcgccatcatcatcatcatcattttcataATTACCAACTTCCCTTTCTTCGTCGAATGCAAGAATCCCAACAATATTTCCATTCATTTCAGAGTCTTCATCatcgttttcaatatttagctCATTGGCTTGGTCATCATCGctatcatcgtcatcgtcctgAACGAGAGAAAATACCGCCTGTTGCccattattattttcatcatcatcgtcatcactaTCGTAGGCAAATCCCCCAGCTGGCACAGGTACCTGAATCGCTTGAATGGAGCTTCCACCTTTTCGGGATGCTCCTAGAAACCAGTAAGGTTGGCTTACATCAGCTGATAGCGCAGCCGCTCTTGCAGCTAAACTCCTCTGTGGAAATGCTCGCTCTGAAAACAAAAAGTGTTACTTCTTTAGCTCCTGACAAGTTTGCTCACACTCTTTCTCTGTATTACCTGAGCAAGCTACTCCAATGCAGAGTATCAGAACTCCTGCGACGAAAATTGTCTTCATTCTAGTGGTGTCGAATTACTTCCAGTCGATCAAGTTAAAATTGCATAACCGAACTAAAGGAGAAGGACCTTGATTGCTAGCTTAGTCTATTAGAACTGTATGACCAATCTAGAAGTTCCATGGCTTATATTGGAAAAAATTCGGACTCTTTGAGTCAACGACCGGCGAGCGGCTAACGGCCAGCGAATTCCCAGTGAAttattttttggccaaaaacatCTTTCTGGCTGAGGATAATTGGCCGCTATTATTCTTACTCAAGCTTCTATTCTACATTAATTTATGAATGTTCATAATGAGTTATTGCTaatagtatgtttttttttgttgttgttgttgctatagttgttctttttatttagtgCTGATGGCTAATGATTCTGTAATTAATGATGAATTGCCCTGGGGTACATACACCTTACTGAGACTTCTTCtttcgtttctttttgtttttttggaaaaatttcaaTGAACTCAGCGAGCACTATCTCATCTTTAACTAGCGGCGACATTTTGACGTTGAGTGAAATATTTCTCGTACCTTAATAGAAGCTTTCAGGGTATAGtggttctttttttgacagctttttaaattaaaatgacatATGGCCaagttctttaaaataaattagaactcatTTGTTTGGGGTTAATGTCTAATTGGATTGGTAGTTTGGGAATCTATCGTTTGATGGTTTTTACCATTTGTTAGGTCTTTCTTTGAAGAAGAAGTGATAAGTATGCAGAAATCAAAGTATGATTAagtcatattgtttttttgaaggTCCTTCAAATATTGTGCTTCTGTTTATGCATACGTTCTGTGCATTGCACTTTTAGGCACTGATCGAAGATAATAGCTAGTTGACTTGAAAGAACCTTCTTGTTCTTTACTTCGAGCCCTTTCTGCCATTTCATTGTAAGCGCCATTGATAAATACAGAAAATTATTCATGAAAACATTTGTGTACCACTTGCTGTCATGGTTTAGTTAAGGGactgtcaataaaaataatattgaaggcTGGCTTAAGACATAATAAGTTCCGTGAACCAGAAGTACACTTTTTTAAGTCGTTgtcaatattgatttttttttgggcgCTCATGGGTTCGATATCTTCTACAGCTCGACCTGTAGGAGTTGAAACTACTGCAAGTAGCGCCAAAAAGTATGATAACTCATTTCTTTAAAGTTGTAAATAATCATTTGGGAACATTTTTGAAGCACAAAATGTGGTAAAATAGAGTCAGCTTGAAGATCGT
This window contains:
- the LOC129947895 gene encoding uncharacterized protein LOC129947895, encoding MKTIFVAGVLILCIGVACSERAFPQRSLAARAAALSADVSQPYWFLGASRKGGSSIQAIQVPVPAGGFAYDSDDDDDENNNGQQAVFSLVQDDDDDSDDDQANELNIENDDEDSEMNGNIVGILAFDEEREVGNYENDDDDDGEESGMETAIILPRSALKNIPDGSVVAVVDDSESTGRAVRRYYYRRRRGGGGKRRRRGGNRRRRRRGGNRRRRRPSIRVVRPSGTRGSRVSNRRRGSNVIRL